Below is a window of Allomuricauda ruestringensis DSM 13258 DNA.
GATTGTACTTGTTGTTGCACCAGAATACTGTATCGTTCCGAAATAATAAAATTGTCCTTACCAATAAAACGTACCATGTGCTTGGAAACTTTGCTTTCGGGATTTCCCGCAGTACTCAATTGTTCAATAATAGTGGAAGAAACAGTATTATAACATACCCTATTCTCCACTTCTTTGGGTACAACCTCTAAATTGTATGTAGGTACAGGCAAAGCACAGGGGTCATAATCTGTTAACACAAAATCACTGCCCGCCCAAAAAGGAGAGACTATTTTATAAGTTTCTTCAAAAGTATATTTATAAAATTCCGTGTTTCCTTGCTGAGGGTCACTATCTACATAAATGGCCATTCCTTCCGCTCCGCTGTCGCTTATAGCTCTTTCAGCATACACATTGGTCAATTGCGAGGTTCCCTCTACAGTTAAAGGGTCAGAGGTATATCCCGTGCCATCACTGGTTGTAATATCCAAGGTATAACCAACGCCCATTTCCAACGCAAATTGTTGATTGGAGAGGTAGATACCATCATCACCTTCGGTAAAACCGTATTCGGTACCATTGTTGCCCAATACACGGACCGTGGCCCCGCCTTCCATATCCACCGAATCAATGGGGCGACTGCCCAAGGGAATGTAGGGATTGTAAACGGTATCGGTCTCGAGGTCCAAACGTAGGCTACTTCGGCTCAGATACACCTTTTGGATGATCATTTCATTTGTTAGGACAGCCTCTACCACTAAAGCAGCGGTTTGTTCCTCCTCGCCAAGCGTATCAAGTTCGAGTTCGTCCAAGCATGCGCCAAGACAGAACAATAACAATACTGGCCATATGTGTCTTGACAGTTTCATTCTTCCCAAAAATCTGGTTCTACATTACTTCCCAACAAGGTACAGTCTCCACATACTCGGGGTACAAAAACGTAAGGGCCAGGACATGATGCATTGGGCACCAAATTTTCGTCATAGGTACCAAAATAAGTGACCGTACCATTGTCCAATCTGCTCAACAAATCCTCTGGGCAGGAAGGGGGAGGTGGTTCATTATAAATTCTTGCCGTCATAGGATTACAGTTAAAGGGGAACTCTGGCAGTTCTTCTTCCGAAAAGAAATCATCAAAATTGAAGAACAGTCGTTGGTCTGACACACCCACTGCCTCCACATAACCCAAAACATTTTCACTTGTCCCATCCTTTCTATGCACATTAGCATAGATGGCACCAGGTTGTATCTGGGAAAATATATTATCCGATTGCGAAAAACTTTTCAAGGTCTCATAAAATGAATAGGCATCGGCCGACTGGACCTGTTGCTGCACCAGAATACTGTAGCGTTCCGAGATAATAAAATTATCTTTTCCAATAAACCGAACCATGTGTTTGGAAATTGACCTATCAAGACTACCTGCCGTACTGATTTGCTCTATGGTCGTGGATGGAACGGTATTGTAGCAGATCTGATTCTGCACTCCCCGTTCTACTATCTCCAGATTATATTCAGGGGGAAAGACGGAATTGTCATAACCAGTGAGCTCAAAATCCACGGGAAGCCAATTTGGCGCCACTATCTTATAAGTTTCCTCATAGGTATAGCGGTAAAACTGCGTATTTCCTTGCTGGGGTTGACTATCCACATAAATGGCCACTCCTTCCTCTCCGCTGTCGCTAACGGCTCTTTCAGCGTACACATTGGCAAGTTGCGACTTTCCTTGTACACTCAAAGGATCCGACACATATTCCTGGCCATTGCCGGTCTCGATTTCCAAAGTATAGCCCACTCCCATTTCCAAGGCAAAAGGTTGATTGGAAAGGTAGATGCCATCATCACCTTCGGTAAAACCGTATTCGGCACCATTGTCGCCCAATACACGGACCGTGGCACCGCCTTCCATATCCACGGAATCAATGGGTCGGCTACCCAAGGGAATGTATGGATTGTAAACAGTATCGGTTTCCAGGTCCAAACGAGGACTGCTCCTGCTCAAATATATCTTTTGAGTGATCATCTCATCGGTCAGTACCGCTTCCACAACCAAAGCAGTGGTTTGATCCTCTTCACCTAGTGTTTCAATATCGAGCTCGTCCAAGCATGCCCCAAGAGATGCCAGAAAGATGATTCCCAAAATAATTCGATATGAACCTTTTTGAAATTTCATCAAAACTTGAAATTATAGGTTATGGAAGGTATGGGCATTCCAAAAATGGAGCTTTGCAATGCTTTTACTTCACCATCATCCGTTACAAAAAAAACGGAGTACGGGTTGTTCCTGCCCAAAACGTTATACACTTGAATTGTGATAAAACTATGGGCCAATTTGTTCTTTTTATGATTCCCCTCAATATTGATTCCCAAATCCAAGCGATAAAAATCAGGTATCCGATATTTGTTACGATCACTAAAAGTGACATAATCGGCATTATTGAACCTAAAGGTTCCCGTAGGATATGTAATAGGTCTTCCCGTTTGATATACAAAGTTCATGGATACGCTGTAACGTCTCGTAAACTTGTAATTGGCAATTACACTTAAGTCGTGGGGCTTATCAAAATTGGATGGAAAAAACTCCCCATTGTTGATGCGTTCCTCACTAGTTTCACCATCAAACCTATATTTGGAGCGGGAATAGGTATAACCGAGCCATCCATTTAAACTTCCCCTTTTCTTTTTTAACAGAAACTCCACCCCATAGGCCTTGCCTTCACCCTGCAATACTTCCGTTTCTACATTTTCATTGAGCAAAAGGTCGGCCCCGGTCTTAAAATCGAGCACATCGTCCATACGTTTGTAATAGCCTTCCAAGCTCAACTCATACATGTTCTCATTGAAGTTTTTGAAAAATCCGAAGGTTGCCTGATATCCTTTTTGAGGTTTGATGTTCAAATCCGAAAGTTTCCAAGTATCAATTGGGGACACCGTTGTATTATTGGAAAGTGTATGTATAAATTGATACGAATTATTAAAGCTAGCTTTTACCGAAAAATCCGGGGTAAACAAGTATCTAGCAGAAACCCTTGCCTCCGGTCCGCCATACGTTTTTATAAATTCACCGCTATCATAGCTTATAGTGTCCTGTACAGTAGATTCGCTTCGTGGTGCTCCCTCTCCCTCTTGGTAGGTATTTTGTGTGGCCTCGCCCATGGCTGCATAAAAAGCGTATCGGGCTCCCACATTAAGCAACAGTTTATCGGATATTTTAAACTCGTCCCCAATAAACAAAGCTCCTTCCAATGCCCGTTCTCGATCTATAGTAATAGGCTCTACATTGGAATCATTGCCTTTAGGTTCAATGTTTCCGGGTTCCACCGAGTAATATTTACCCGATATGCCATAATCAAGTGTATGGGCTTCGTTCAAACGGGTGTTCAACCGATACCTGAGCTCTGATTCGTTAATGGTATAGTCCAGTTCAAAATTACTGTTGCCCTCATCATCATAATCAATTCCAAAATTATAGTTGCTGTTACTTGCCGTAAGCACTCCAGTGCTTTTCTCGCTCAGTTTATGTGCCCAGCGTACGGAGCCTAACCGATTACTATAATTGTAAAGCGAATCGGAAGTGATACTAAAGTTGTCCTTGCTGTAATAGGCTGTTCCACGGATTTCGCTGTTTTCACTAAATTTATGATGATATTTTATGATGCCATCAAAAAATGACGCCTCGCTATTGCTCAAGTCCTCATCATCCAAAGCTTTCAATATCCAATCGGCGTAGGCACCTCTACCTCCAATAACCAAGGAAGAAACCTCCTTTTTTAATGGAATTTCCAAAGCCAGATTTCCCGTAACCGGCCCTATGGAGCCCTCCCCAGAAATTTTTTCCGTATCCCCGTTTTTTGTTTCAATATCGAGCACCGAAGAAAGTCGCCCGCCAAATTCCACGGGCGGTGCCCCTTTGTAAATGTTCACTTTTTCCGTTGTGAACGGGTTCAATGCCTGAAAAATCCCAAAGAAGTGGGTTGGGTTGTAAATGACCGCATCGTCCAACAACACCAAGTTTTGGTCGGTTTTCCCGCCCCTTACATTGAGTCCCGAAGCCCCTTCACCGGCAGAGGAAATCCCGGGCAAGGCCTTGGCCACTTCCAATATATTCCGTTCCCCGAGCACCAAAGGGATATCCTTGGATTCCTCGGAGCTTATCTCTTCGCTACCGGAAACTGCTTCTTCAACATTGCTCACCGCATCTGCTTCGACCACAACTTCCTGCAACTGTTCCAAGCTTTCCTGTAATTGAAGGTTCATGGTTCCGTCGTTGTACATGATAACTTCGCGTTCAGAATCCCTTATTCCCATGGCACTGGTAGAAATAAGGTTATAACCAGCTGGCAACACCAACTCGTACTCCCCTTGCTCGTTTGTAACGGTTACACCACTCCTACCTTTCACTCTAATGGCCAAATCAGGTATAGGAGCACCTGTTTCGGCGTTGATTGCCCGCCCAGACAATCGGTAGGTTGGTCTTAAATGTTGTTCATTGGCTCTTCCTATTCGAACAACTGGAAGTTTTTCAGTGGTCTGGGATACTTCATCATTATAAAATGTGGGAGGAGGAACGTTTCTTTTACTTTGCACAACCGTTGTACTTCCCAAAGTGTCCTTTGTTTGATAAAAACTAGGGGGAAGTTCATCGTAGATAATCGTGTTCTGTAACAAAAACACCCTTTTTTCTTCCTCAAGAAGGTAAAAATTCAATTGAGTCTCGGATAGGACGACTTCCAAAATATTGGAAATAGTAGCCTCTTGAAAGTTTTGTTCCACCTTTAAATCTTCAATCCAGTCATCTAGGTAGAAAAATGAATAACCGGATTTGTCTTCCAATTCCTTAAAAAATTCAGAAGAAGTTTTAGATTCACCCGAAATTGTTATGGGCACATTTTGTGAGAAAGCAAATTGCA
It encodes the following:
- a CDS encoding DUF4249 domain-containing protein, which encodes MKFQKGSYRIILGIIFLASLGACLDELDIETLGEEDQTTALVVEAVLTDEMITQKIYLSRSSPRLDLETDTVYNPYIPLGSRPIDSVDMEGGATVRVLGDNGAEYGFTEGDDGIYLSNQPFALEMGVGYTLEIETGNGQEYVSDPLSVQGKSQLANVYAERAVSDSGEEGVAIYVDSQPQQGNTQFYRYTYEETYKIVAPNWLPVDFELTGYDNSVFPPEYNLEIVERGVQNQICYNTVPSTTIEQISTAGSLDRSISKHMVRFIGKDNFIISERYSILVQQQVQSADAYSFYETLKSFSQSDNIFSQIQPGAIYANVHRKDGTSENVLGYVEAVGVSDQRLFFNFDDFFSEEELPEFPFNCNPMTARIYNEPPPPSCPEDLLSRLDNGTVTYFGTYDENLVPNASCPGPYVFVPRVCGDCTLLGSNVEPDFWEE
- a CDS encoding DUF4249 domain-containing protein; this encodes MKLSRHIWPVLLLFCLGACLDELELDTLGEEEQTAALVVEAVLTNEMIIQKVYLSRSSLRLDLETDTVYNPYIPLGSRPIDSVDMEGGATVRVLGNNGTEYGFTEGDDGIYLSNQQFALEMGVGYTLDITTSDGTGYTSDPLTVEGTSQLTNVYAERAISDSGAEGMAIYVDSDPQQGNTEFYKYTFEETYKIVSPFWAGSDFVLTDYDPCALPVPTYNLEVVPKEVENRVCYNTVSSTIIEQLSTAGNPESKVSKHMVRFIGKDNFIISERYSILVQQQVQSADAYSFFETLKSFSQSDNIFSQIQPGALYANVHRKDGTSENVLGYVEAVGVSDRRLFFNFEDFFPDEELPAFPFDCFLQSVPESHPSYCIQEPVSNPCPQSIIERVNIGTISYFSGYDENLVPYASCPGPYIFVQRICGDCTLLGSNVKPDFWID
- a CDS encoding TonB-dependent receptor, whose product is MIKKGSLFAILLVVQFAFSQNVPITISGESKTSSEFFKELEDKSGYSFFYLDDWIEDLKVEQNFQEATISNILEVVLSETQLNFYLLEEEKRVFLLQNTIIYDELPPSFYQTKDTLGSTTVVQSKRNVPPPTFYNDEVSQTTEKLPVVRIGRANEQHLRPTYRLSGRAINAETGAPIPDLAIRVKGRSGVTVTNEQGEYELVLPAGYNLISTSAMGIRDSEREVIMYNDGTMNLQLQESLEQLQEVVVEADAVSNVEEAVSGSEEISSEESKDIPLVLGERNILEVAKALPGISSAGEGASGLNVRGGKTDQNLVLLDDAVIYNPTHFFGIFQALNPFTTEKVNIYKGAPPVEFGGRLSSVLDIETKNGDTEKISGEGSIGPVTGNLALEIPLKKEVSSLVIGGRGAYADWILKALDDEDLSNSEASFFDGIIKYHHKFSENSEIRGTAYYSKDNFSITSDSLYNYSNRLGSVRWAHKLSEKSTGVLTASNSNYNFGIDYDDEGNSNFELDYTINESELRYRLNTRLNEAHTLDYGISGKYYSVEPGNIEPKGNDSNVEPITIDRERALEGALFIGDEFKISDKLLLNVGARYAFYAAMGEATQNTYQEGEGAPRSESTVQDTISYDSGEFIKTYGGPEARVSARYLFTPDFSVKASFNNSYQFIHTLSNNTTVSPIDTWKLSDLNIKPQKGYQATFGFFKNFNENMYELSLEGYYKRMDDVLDFKTGADLLLNENVETEVLQGEGKAYGVEFLLKKKRGSLNGWLGYTYSRSKYRFDGETSEERINNGEFFPSNFDKPHDLSVIANYKFTRRYSVSMNFVYQTGRPITYPTGTFRFNNADYVTFSDRNKYRIPDFYRLDLGINIEGNHKKNKLAHSFITIQVYNVLGRNNPYSVFFVTDDGEVKALQSSIFGMPIPSITYNFKF